The Suricata suricatta isolate VVHF042 chromosome 4, meerkat_22Aug2017_6uvM2_HiC, whole genome shotgun sequence genome includes a region encoding these proteins:
- the LOC115289022 gene encoding uncharacterized protein LOC115289022 isoform X1, with amino-acid sequence MNRLEKAEGEKPPLLPGSSSPAILDSAVPPSLWGSPPLRPEPVGQAWAAGGGRRSGSARTRGPSRGGSGPRPLASASAGSAPKGASPHLDWRTPAHPNPRRFDPVPEASRLAPGRLFPGVPPISRFFLRGQECTASLGCGRFGGPWPLPPAAAAGPFLRRGWDTPAFVAAVTASENWRKHLVPSPHFTDEQVETKKDHWRSVRPGLLCVQLMVVCECGGCVVASPSSWAPTLIPSLSCYRTAAGRELTDLWKTPPHSRKKEARSRESLYLVVMVAGVS; translated from the exons ATGAACCGTCTGGAAAAAGCGGAGGGTGAAAAGCCCCCTCTCCTGCCAGGGTCCTCCTCCCCCGCCATTTTGGACTCTGCCGTCCCACCTTCTCTTTGGGGGTCGCCTCCGCTCCGGCCGGAGCCAGTGGGTCAGGCCTGGGCGGCGGGGGGTGGCAGGCGGAGCGGGAGCGCGAGGACCCGCGGACCCTCGCGCGGCGGCTCGGGGCCCCGGCCTCTGGCTTCCGCTTCTGCAGGCTCAGCACCCAAGGGCGCCTCTCCGCATCTGGACTGGAGGACCCCGGCTCATCCCAACCCTCGCCGCTTTGATCCAGTTCCGGAAGCCTCTCGCCTGGCTCCTGGACGGCTCTTCCCCGGGGTGCCGCCCATCTCCCGCTTCTTCCTCCGAGGCCAAGAGTGCACTGCAAGTCTGGGATGCGGAAGATTTGGGGGACCCTGGCCTCTGCCCCCCGCGGCCGCGGCGGGCCCTTTCCTTCGTCGGGGCTGGGACACGCCCGCGTTTGTGGCCGCGGTTACTGCTTCAG AGAACTGGAGAAAGCATTTAGTTCcatctccccatttcacagatgagcaagTGGAGACTAAGAAAG ATCACTGGCGGTCAGTGCGTCCAGGTCTCCTGTGTGTGCAGTTGATGGTGGTGTGTGAGTGCGGTGGCTGTGTGGtggcttctccctcctcctgggcTCCCACACTGATTCCATCACTGAGCTGCTATAGGACAGCAGCAGGCCGGGAGCTTACTGACCTGTGGAAGACCCCTCCACACAGCAggaagaaagaagccagaagCCGGGAGAGCCTGTATTTGGTGGTGATGGTTGCTGGAGTCTCATAG
- the LOC115289022 gene encoding uncharacterized protein LOC115289022 isoform X2, giving the protein MNRLEKAEGEKPPLLPGSSSPAILDSAVPPSLWGSPPLRPEPVGQAWAAGGGRRSGSARTRGPSRGGSGPRPLASASAGSAPKGASPHLDWRTPAHPNPRRFDPVPEASRLAPGRLFPGVPPISRFFLRGQECTASLGCGRFGGPWPLPPAAAAGPFLRRGWDTPAFVAAVTASDHWRSVRPGLLCVQLMVVCECGGCVVASPSSWAPTLIPSLSCYRTAAGRELTDLWKTPPHSRKKEARSRESLYLVVMVAGVS; this is encoded by the exons ATGAACCGTCTGGAAAAAGCGGAGGGTGAAAAGCCCCCTCTCCTGCCAGGGTCCTCCTCCCCCGCCATTTTGGACTCTGCCGTCCCACCTTCTCTTTGGGGGTCGCCTCCGCTCCGGCCGGAGCCAGTGGGTCAGGCCTGGGCGGCGGGGGGTGGCAGGCGGAGCGGGAGCGCGAGGACCCGCGGACCCTCGCGCGGCGGCTCGGGGCCCCGGCCTCTGGCTTCCGCTTCTGCAGGCTCAGCACCCAAGGGCGCCTCTCCGCATCTGGACTGGAGGACCCCGGCTCATCCCAACCCTCGCCGCTTTGATCCAGTTCCGGAAGCCTCTCGCCTGGCTCCTGGACGGCTCTTCCCCGGGGTGCCGCCCATCTCCCGCTTCTTCCTCCGAGGCCAAGAGTGCACTGCAAGTCTGGGATGCGGAAGATTTGGGGGACCCTGGCCTCTGCCCCCCGCGGCCGCGGCGGGCCCTTTCCTTCGTCGGGGCTGGGACACGCCCGCGTTTGTGGCCGCGGTTACTGCTTCAG ATCACTGGCGGTCAGTGCGTCCAGGTCTCCTGTGTGTGCAGTTGATGGTGGTGTGTGAGTGCGGTGGCTGTGTGGtggcttctccctcctcctgggcTCCCACACTGATTCCATCACTGAGCTGCTATAGGACAGCAGCAGGCCGGGAGCTTACTGACCTGTGGAAGACCCCTCCACACAGCAggaagaaagaagccagaagCCGGGAGAGCCTGTATTTGGTGGTGATGGTTGCTGGAGTCTCATAG